A region of the Pseudoprevotella muciniphila genome:
TGCTGCTGAACATGCCGACCTCTCTGCCGAAGAACTCGAAGAGAAAAACGCACTCATCGACCGCTACTATCACGACACAGAGCGCGATGCTATGCGCCGCTGTGTGCTCGACGAAGGCAAACGTCTCGACGGACGTGCCACAACCGACATTCGCCCCATCTGGTGCGAAGCCGATCCTCTCCCCATGCCTCATGGTAGCGCCATCTTCACACGTGGTGAAACCCAAGCACTCGCCACCTGTACACTCGGCACGAAACTCGACGAAAAACTCGTTGACGACGTACTCGACAAGAGTTATCAGCGCTTCCTCCTCCACTACAACTTCCCTCCATTCTGCACAGGCGAAGCCAAACCACAGCGTGGTACAGGACGTCGCGAAATTGGTCATGGCCACCTCGCATGGCGTGCTTTGAAAGGACAGATTCCAGCAGACTTCCCCTACACTGTTCGCGTTGTTTCAGACGTATTGGAAAGTAATGGTTCAAGTTCTATGGCAACCACTTGCGCTGGTACCCTCTCACTGATGGATGCTGGTGTGCCCATCAAGGGTCCTGTTAGCGGTATCGCCATGGGTCTTATCAAGAATCCAGGAGAAGACAAATATGCTGTACTGAGCGACATCCTCGGCGATGAGGACCACCTCGGCGATATGGACTTCAAGACCACAGGTACAGCAAAGGGACTTACTGCTACACAGATGGACATCAAGTGTGACGGCCTCTCATACGAAATCCTCGAAAAGGCACTCGCACAGGCTAAGGCAGGTCGCGAACACATCCTCGCAGAGATGATGAAAGCCATTAGCGAACCTCGTGAAGACTTCAAACCTCACGTTCCACGCATCGTGGCATTCGAAATACCTAAAGAATTCATCGGCGCTGTTATTGGTCCTGGTGGAAAAATCATTCAGGGCATACAGGAAGACACTGGTGCCACCGTTACCATCGATGAAGAAGATGGTGTGGGCAAGGTGCAAGTCAGTGCTCCCGACAAGGACAGCATCGATGCAGCCGTAGCAAAGATCAAGGCGATTGTGGCTGTGCCTGAAGTTGGCGAAGTATATGACGCCAAGGTGGTAAGCATCATGCCTTACGGCTGCTTCGTAGAATTTATGTCGGGCCGCGAAGGCTTGCTCCACATCAGCGAGATTGCATGGAAGCGCCTTGAGTCAGTGGAAGAAGCAGGCATCAAGGAAGGCGACCATATTCAGGTAAAACTCCTCGAAATAGACGAGAAGACAGGCAAGTTCCGCCTCTCACACCGTGTACTCGAAGAGAAACCAGAAGGCTGGGAAGACCGACCTCGCCGTCAGCGCCCCGAACGCGGTGAACGCAACGACCGCAACGATCGTCGTCACCGCCGCGACCGCGGACCACGCGACGAAGAAAAGCCCGCAGAGGAATAATCCTCCGGTGCTATAAAAGCGAATATGAATGACAAAGGCTATATGCTTGAAGCCCCTTGCAACGGATTGCTTGCAAGGGGCATTTTTTTTGGATTATACATCTTTTTCAACTTCTTTTCCCTACTCTAAAGCCTTGTGTGTAACAAAAATGTGTAACTTTGCGACAAGGTCATGAAGACATAACAGCACAAGATGCAAAAATAATCAACTCCAATACTTCAAACTAAAATGAGAAAGTACTTTTTCTGCACATTTATGACTCTTCTCCTGACAGGACTTGCTATGCCCTGTGCGGCACAAATTGAGGAAGAAGAACCTGTAGATTCCGTCCTTGAAGACAGCACAGCGATGGTTTTTGAAGACAGCACAGCGATGGCACCCTCGCTCAACGACATACGCTTTGCAGACTTCGAAGACGATGACTGGTTGGACAACGAATACATACGCACCGTGCGCAAGTATATCGACGCATACAATGAAGGAAAGGAAGAAAACGAACAACTGGAGGTTTACAAAAACGACATCAAGGGAAAATTTGTCATCTTAAACGTAGAACCATTCATGTTTGGCGGCCTCTTGATTCAAATCATCTTTATCGACAATCCTGAAAACATTTTCACAGCGTGGGTATATAGTTTTGTCGATGAAGAAACACGAACCATCTCTGACTATGAGGTCCGCATGTTCGCTCTCGAAGAAACGAAGTTCGACATGACAAAAGAACAGATGCTCGAATTGTTGAAAGAACATCCTGAATACAAACTTTGGTAGAAGACACTGGTATGAAGATAGTCATCGACAATGCCATACCTTACATACGCGGCGCAGCAGAACTGTTGGGCGAATGTGTTTATTTGTCTGGTAGC
Encoded here:
- the pnp gene encoding polyribonucleotide nucleotidyltransferase, with product MNVITKTVSLPDGRTISIETGKLAKQADGAVMLRMGNTMLLATVCAAKDAVPGTDFMPLQCDYREKYSAAGRFPGGFTKREGRPSDYEILTSRLVDRALRPLFPSDYHAEVFVNVTLFSADGIDIPDALAGFAASAALACTDIPFEEPISEVRVARIDGEFVINPTTEQLKHADMDLMVGATEENIMMVEGEMDEVPESALLDALKAAHNAIKPMCQLQKELSKELGVDVKREYCHEVNDEDLRAQVNAECYAPAYAIAQAGDHDKHQREEAFTKIREDFKEKYAAEHADLSAEELEEKNALIDRYYHDTERDAMRRCVLDEGKRLDGRATTDIRPIWCEADPLPMPHGSAIFTRGETQALATCTLGTKLDEKLVDDVLDKSYQRFLLHYNFPPFCTGEAKPQRGTGRREIGHGHLAWRALKGQIPADFPYTVRVVSDVLESNGSSSMATTCAGTLSLMDAGVPIKGPVSGIAMGLIKNPGEDKYAVLSDILGDEDHLGDMDFKTTGTAKGLTATQMDIKCDGLSYEILEKALAQAKAGREHILAEMMKAISEPREDFKPHVPRIVAFEIPKEFIGAVIGPGGKIIQGIQEDTGATVTIDEEDGVGKVQVSAPDKDSIDAAVAKIKAIVAVPEVGEVYDAKVVSIMPYGCFVEFMSGREGLLHISEIAWKRLESVEEAGIKEGDHIQVKLLEIDEKTGKFRLSHRVLEEKPEGWEDRPRRQRPERGERNDRNDRRHRRDRGPRDEEKPAEE